A region of Mesorhizobium sp. M3A.F.Ca.ET.080.04.2.1 DNA encodes the following proteins:
- a CDS encoding response regulator transcription factor, whose protein sequence is MRILLIEDDDDLRSAVHDHLVAGGHAVDWAEGLSGARGHAAVAGYDVILLDVHLPDGNGIDYLRELIKGLDTTPVIILTARDRISHRIEGLNAGADDYLVKPFDLGELSARIRAVARRQGHFPEPQFSVGTLSIQAAERRLFRDGQEVHLSGREWAVLDCLLRRPGSVVSKGRIEHALYSFNSEFESNTVEVYVSRLRKKIGGDRIATVRGSGYRLVVT, encoded by the coding sequence ATGCGAATACTGCTCATTGAAGACGACGACGACCTTAGAAGTGCTGTGCACGATCATTTGGTGGCTGGTGGCCACGCGGTCGACTGGGCCGAGGGCCTGTCCGGAGCGCGCGGTCATGCAGCTGTGGCCGGCTACGACGTTATTTTGCTCGACGTTCACCTGCCGGACGGCAATGGCATCGACTATCTGCGGGAGCTGATCAAGGGGCTTGATACAACGCCGGTCATCATTCTGACAGCCCGCGATCGGATTTCGCACCGCATCGAGGGGCTCAACGCTGGCGCCGACGACTATTTGGTCAAGCCGTTCGATCTGGGGGAACTCTCGGCACGCATCCGTGCAGTGGCACGTCGCCAAGGGCATTTTCCGGAGCCGCAATTTTCGGTTGGGACGCTTTCCATACAGGCAGCCGAGCGACGCCTCTTCCGCGACGGGCAGGAGGTCCACCTGTCTGGACGCGAATGGGCGGTGCTCGACTGCCTTCTACGCCGGCCCGGTTCGGTCGTTTCAAAGGGGAGGATCGAGCACGCGCTTTATTCATTCAATTCGGAGTTCGAGAGCAACACAGTGGAGGTTTATGTCAGCCGGCTCCGCAAGAAGATCGGCGGGGATAGAATAGCAACCGTGCGTGGCTCCGGATACAGGCTCGTGGTCACATGA
- a CDS encoding response regulator transcription factor, with product MMRILLTEDDKDLGSAMHDHLVAGGHAVDWAKNLSEARDYAAVVGYDLILLDVHLPDGNGIDYLRELIKELESAPVIILTACDRISHRIEGFNAGADDYLVKPFDLGELSARIHAVARRHGHFPEPQFSVGTLSIQAAERRLFRDGQEVYLT from the coding sequence ATGATGCGAATACTGCTCACTGAAGACGATAAGGACCTTGGAAGTGCTATGCACGATCATTTGGTGGCTGGTGGCCACGCGGTCGACTGGGCCAAGAACCTGTCCGAAGCGCGCGATTATGCAGCTGTGGTCGGCTACGACCTTATTTTGCTCGACGTTCACCTGCCGGACGGCAATGGGATCGACTATCTGCGGGAGCTGATCAAGGAACTTGAATCGGCACCGGTCATCATTCTGACAGCCTGCGATCGGATTTCGCATCGCATCGAGGGCTTCAACGCTGGAGCCGACGACTATTTGGTCAAGCCGTTCGATCTGGGGGAACTCTCAGCGCGTATCCATGCAGTGGCACGTCGCCATGGGCATTTTCCGGAGCCGCAATTTTCGGTTGGGACGCTTTCCATACAGGCAGCCGAGCGACGCCTCTTCCGCGACGGGCAGGAGGTCTACCTGACTTGA
- a CDS encoding DUF418 domain-containing protein: MKAPVADARNGSVVDRLVGIDLARGLAVFGMYAAHLGPDPGEGGLVGFLMELTHGRPSALFAVLAGFSILLITGRKAPKSGIAGRQAIARVAIRALVLLALGSILGCLGTQVEVILEYYGICFLLVLPLHRLSAYQLGLIAAATALVLPQVRSSLLSVAPNLLDPVFNLMVNGYYPAVTWVPFLIAGMAIARLNLNTLAAHWRLGLAGVALAVLGHGGSLLALSSRALTETSLWWSDVDGAFEPSKSSFIVKSSWIAAPHSETTLSIVGSTGCAMIILAACMLAVDALPRLRKLVWPIIAVGSMSLTAYVLHIAGIAYLMKINIFKDESLSTLFGFVVVISTFAVLWLRVFQRGPMEVLMGRVADLARHIR; the protein is encoded by the coding sequence ATGAAGGCACCGGTTGCCGACGCTAGGAATGGGTCGGTAGTAGATCGGCTGGTCGGCATCGACCTCGCTCGGGGCCTGGCTGTCTTCGGGATGTATGCCGCCCATCTCGGTCCCGACCCCGGCGAAGGAGGACTAGTCGGGTTTCTGATGGAACTAACCCATGGGCGGCCGTCGGCCCTGTTTGCCGTATTGGCCGGTTTTTCAATCCTCCTGATTACAGGTCGCAAGGCGCCGAAGTCGGGGATAGCCGGTAGACAGGCCATCGCCAGAGTCGCAATTCGTGCCCTTGTTTTGCTCGCGCTTGGCTCAATCCTGGGCTGCCTCGGTACCCAGGTCGAAGTCATCCTAGAATACTACGGAATTTGCTTCTTGTTGGTATTGCCGCTCCATCGGCTCAGCGCATATCAGCTGGGCTTGATCGCTGCCGCTACGGCATTAGTTCTCCCGCAAGTCCGTTCCTCCCTTCTGTCGGTTGCCCCCAACCTCCTCGACCCGGTCTTCAACCTCATGGTCAACGGCTACTATCCCGCGGTGACCTGGGTTCCTTTCCTCATCGCTGGCATGGCCATCGCGCGCCTTAATCTTAATACGCTAGCAGCGCATTGGCGCCTTGGTCTGGCGGGGGTCGCGCTGGCCGTGTTGGGCCATGGGGGATCCTTGCTCGCGCTGAGTTCCCGCGCTTTGACTGAAACCTCCTTGTGGTGGTCTGACGTTGACGGCGCTTTTGAGCCTTCCAAGTCGTCATTTATAGTCAAGTCGTCATGGATAGCCGCACCTCATAGCGAAACGACGCTTTCGATCGTGGGCAGCACCGGTTGCGCAATGATCATCTTGGCGGCTTGCATGCTCGCTGTGGATGCGCTCCCGCGTCTGCGAAAGCTGGTCTGGCCAATAATCGCAGTCGGCTCGATGTCTTTGACGGCCTATGTGCTGCACATTGCGGGAATAGCCTATCTTATGAAGATAAACATTTTCAAAGACGAGAGCCTGTCCACGCTCTTTGGCTTCGTTGTGGTTATCAGCACTTTTGCGGTGCTTTGGCTGCGCGTCTTCCAGCGAGGACCGATGGAAGTGCTGATGGGTAGGGTCGCAGATCTCGCGCGTCACATCCGCTGA
- a CDS encoding cold-shock protein, translating to MATGTVKWFNSTKGFGFIQPDNGGQDVFVHISAVERAGLSTLNEGQKINYEVEQDRRTGKSSAGSLSKAG from the coding sequence ATGGCGACTGGAACGGTGAAGTGGTTCAACAGCACGAAGGGTTTTGGTTTTATTCAGCCTGACAACGGCGGTCAGGATGTCTTTGTCCACATTTCCGCTGTTGAACGAGCGGGCCTGTCGACCCTTAATGAGGGCCAGAAGATCAACTACGAGGTGGAACAGGATCGCCGCACGGGAAAGTCCTCTGCAGGCAGCCTCAGCAAGGCTGGCTAA
- a CDS encoding MucR family transcriptional regulator — translation MTEEPHKTDILIELTADVVSAYVSNNPVPAGELPALIAQVHGALNGTAGLIPAEEPVPVKKPAVPIKKSIEPDYIISLEDGKKFKSLKRHLATHYGLTPDEYRAKWGLPSDYPMVAPNYAAARSALAKTMGLGRKPKEPEAPATAPAKRTRKKVAA, via the coding sequence ATGACAGAAGAACCCCACAAGACCGACATCCTCATCGAGCTCACTGCCGATGTTGTATCAGCCTACGTCTCCAACAACCCCGTCCCGGCGGGGGAGCTTCCTGCCCTGATCGCCCAAGTGCACGGGGCTCTAAACGGCACGGCTGGACTCATACCGGCAGAAGAGCCTGTGCCTGTAAAAAAACCTGCTGTCCCGATCAAAAAGTCGATCGAACCGGACTACATCATTAGCCTTGAAGACGGCAAGAAATTCAAATCGCTAAAGCGCCATCTGGCGACGCACTATGGTCTGACCCCAGACGAATATCGCGCCAAATGGGGTCTGCCGTCGGATTATCCCATGGTGGCGCCGAATTACGCCGCTGCGCGCTCCGCCTTGGCCAAGACCATGGGACTCGGCCGCAAACCGAAAGAGCCGGAAGCCCCAGCCACGGCGCCGGCGAAACGGACCCGCAAGAAGGTCGCAGCCTAA
- a CDS encoding tetratricopeptide repeat protein translates to MNSNTVSPSPMFLRRNSLLFAVLAILPLGGCASWQKPALSVQETSSPELLSADQIDPAMRERILREVGQDVQERALRDEVKQHPDNVDAAIRLTNALVGQKRPHEAVEVLDSVLVAAPGNVRALNAKGVILDIEGRHDAAQALYRRALENEPGNQMVQHNFNLSLAFNGKSKQPRLARSQ, encoded by the coding sequence ATGAATAGTAATACAGTTTCTCCATCGCCTATGTTTCTGCGCCGGAACTCACTTCTTTTTGCCGTACTCGCCATTCTGCCTTTGGGCGGTTGCGCCAGCTGGCAAAAGCCGGCTCTTTCCGTGCAGGAGACATCTTCCCCCGAGTTGCTCAGCGCCGATCAAATCGATCCGGCTATGCGCGAACGCATTTTGCGCGAAGTTGGTCAGGATGTTCAAGAGCGGGCTTTGCGGGATGAGGTGAAGCAGCACCCGGACAATGTTGATGCGGCGATACGACTTACAAATGCCTTGGTGGGCCAGAAGCGCCCGCACGAAGCGGTTGAGGTGCTCGACAGCGTCTTGGTTGCAGCCCCAGGAAACGTACGTGCATTGAATGCGAAGGGCGTGATTTTGGACATTGAGGGGCGGCATGACGCGGCACAGGCCCTGTATCGGCGAGCTCTCGAAAACGAGCCAGGCAATCAGATGGTGCAGCATAACTTCAATCTGTCGCTTGCCTTTAACGGCAAGTCCAAACAACCAAGGTTAGCACGATCGCAATAG
- the sctV gene encoding type III secretion system export apparatus subunit SctV, producing the protein MANVLRDFIKRAPASPDLMVALMLLLAVAMMVMPIPVVVVDALIGFNMGLAILLMMVALYVSTPLDFSSLPGVILISTVFRLALTVATTRLILAEGEAGSIIHTFGDFVISGNIVVGFVIFLVVTMVQFMVLAKGAERVAEVAARFTLDALPGKQMAVDAELRNGHIDANESRRRRAELEKESQLYGAMDGAMKFVKGDSIAGLVVICINMLGGISIGLLSKGMSFGEVLHHYTLLTIGDALISQIPALLLSITAATIVTRVTGTARINLGTEMVSQLTASTRALRLAAGVLVVMGFVPGFPLPVFLMLAAVFAAVSIVKADVLGAGTADAKGGTAAEPKQAAPAKEFPIAFFLAPDLMQAVDQAELQKHIGRVSLLVTADLGIIVPRIPVLVDEQLPESQFRIDVEGVPVEQDALDPNQMALRADVAHVDSSGVPLRREPKTDTLPVEHTPAKALTGAGTEHRAPGELLALRVHAALTRYAPRLVGIQETRHFLGRMEQEYSELVKEVLRTTPIPRIADVLRRLLEEGIPIRHTRLVLEALAEWSEREQNVALLTEYVRSGLKRQICHRHANTEGIVSALVVERESEDVMRGAVRDSDAGPYLALEDRQSEAMLSQIRQVLSNAEPGQTRPILLTSMDVRRFVRGFLTRNGVDLAVLSYQDLASDFTIRPAGSVTLPHGSNSGLLE; encoded by the coding sequence ATGGCCAACGTCCTGCGTGACTTCATCAAGCGTGCGCCGGCCAGCCCGGATTTAATGGTTGCGTTGATGCTGCTTCTGGCTGTCGCGATGATGGTCATGCCTATCCCGGTCGTGGTGGTCGACGCCCTGATAGGATTCAATATGGGGTTGGCCATACTGCTGATGATGGTTGCCCTGTATGTCAGTACTCCACTTGATTTTTCCTCTTTGCCCGGCGTTATTTTGATTTCCACTGTATTCCGTCTCGCGCTCACGGTCGCAACGACGCGACTGATCCTGGCCGAGGGGGAGGCCGGCAGCATTATTCATACTTTTGGCGATTTCGTCATTTCAGGCAATATCGTGGTGGGTTTCGTCATATTTCTGGTCGTCACCATGGTGCAATTCATGGTCCTCGCGAAGGGTGCCGAACGGGTGGCAGAAGTGGCGGCGCGTTTCACGCTGGATGCTCTGCCGGGCAAGCAAATGGCGGTCGACGCAGAGCTACGCAACGGCCACATCGATGCCAACGAATCCCGCCGGCGGCGCGCCGAATTGGAGAAGGAAAGCCAACTCTATGGCGCGATGGACGGCGCGATGAAATTTGTGAAGGGCGATTCCATCGCCGGGCTGGTGGTTATCTGCATCAACATGCTGGGTGGAATTTCGATCGGCCTGCTCTCCAAGGGCATGTCCTTCGGCGAGGTACTGCATCACTACACTCTGCTGACGATAGGCGATGCATTGATATCGCAGATTCCGGCCCTTCTGCTCTCCATTACTGCGGCGACCATCGTCACCCGTGTGACTGGGACGGCGAGGATCAACCTCGGTACAGAAATGGTCAGTCAGCTCACGGCCAGCACTCGAGCCTTGCGACTGGCGGCCGGCGTCCTGGTTGTAATGGGGTTCGTTCCTGGGTTTCCCCTCCCCGTCTTTCTGATGCTGGCCGCAGTGTTCGCTGCGGTAAGCATTGTCAAGGCTGATGTGCTGGGCGCCGGCACTGCCGATGCGAAAGGTGGAACTGCAGCGGAGCCTAAGCAAGCCGCGCCTGCGAAGGAATTCCCGATCGCATTTTTTCTAGCGCCAGATCTTATGCAGGCGGTCGATCAAGCCGAATTGCAAAAACATATTGGGCGCGTTTCGCTCCTGGTCACAGCCGATCTGGGCATTATCGTTCCTCGCATCCCTGTCTTGGTTGACGAGCAGCTGCCTGAATCGCAATTCCGAATTGATGTCGAGGGCGTGCCAGTCGAACAGGACGCCTTAGATCCAAACCAGATGGCGCTCCGAGCCGATGTAGCGCACGTCGACTCGAGCGGTGTCCCCCTTAGACGTGAGCCGAAAACGGACACACTCCCGGTTGAACATACCCCTGCAAAGGCCCTTACGGGCGCCGGCACGGAGCATAGGGCTCCCGGCGAACTCCTCGCCTTGCGCGTCCATGCAGCGTTGACCCGCTACGCACCGCGATTGGTGGGCATCCAAGAGACCCGACATTTCCTGGGCCGAATGGAGCAGGAATATTCTGAGCTTGTGAAAGAGGTGCTACGCACGACGCCGATTCCTCGGATTGCCGATGTTCTGCGCCGCCTCCTGGAGGAAGGTATCCCAATCCGCCACACCCGTCTCGTGTTGGAGGCATTGGCCGAATGGAGCGAGCGTGAGCAGAACGTTGCCCTGCTGACGGAATATGTCCGTTCTGGTTTGAAGCGACAGATCTGCCACCGCCATGCCAACACGGAGGGCATCGTGTCCGCCCTGGTCGTCGAGCGCGAGAGCGAGGATGTGATGCGTGGCGCGGTTCGAGATTCGGATGCAGGCCCCTATCTCGCACTGGAGGATCGGCAAAGCGAAGCGATGCTATCACAGATACGTCAGGTCCTTTCGAACGCAGAACCGGGTCAAACCCGCCCTATTCTGTTGACGTCGATGGATGTCCGACGTTTCGTCCGCGGCTTTCTGACGCGAAACGGGGTTGATCTCGCCGTGCTGTCTTATCAAGACCTCGCCTCCGACTTTACAATTCGCCCCGCAGGATCCGTCACACTCCCGCACGGATCGAACAGCGGATTGTTAGAGTAG
- a CDS encoding nodulation protein NopA has protein sequence MAAVDNNKKSGNTNTSSAGNTDKTNSGTPGNTSGADATAFQAQVQELTNVSLEATKRSVQLRTLTTNLQTIKKAADERVS, from the coding sequence ATGGCTGCAGTTGATAATAATAAAAAATCAGGCAATACCAATACCAGTAGCGCCGGCAATACCGATAAAACTAACAGTGGCACTCCCGGCAATACAAGCGGAGCTGATGCTACTGCTTTTCAGGCGCAAGTGCAGGAACTAACCAATGTTAGCTTGGAGGCGACGAAAAGGAGTGTCCAGTTGCGCACTCTAACGACCAATCTCCAGACCATCAAGAAGGCCGCCGACGAACGCGTTTCGTAA